A genomic window from Silene latifolia isolate original U9 population chromosome Y, ASM4854445v1, whole genome shotgun sequence includes:
- the LOC141630347 gene encoding uncharacterized protein LOC141630347, translating to MVQEMVKKVKLIRQKMKAAKDRQKSYADLHSRFVEFKLGDKVLLKVSPKKGVMRFGKKGKLSQKHIGPDQILDRVSEVAYRLALPPALDRLNETLTYVETPKEILDRKVRKTRNGETALLNMLWSNHNVEEATWEAEEAMRQRYPHLFLSGTEAMTNNSAVTIIDKIVGESFSRNSYRDNVLPGKDLQGDLTQNK from the exons atggtacaggagatggttaAAAAAGTAaagttgattcgccaaaagatgaaggCGGCcaaggatcgacaaaagagttatgcagatttacatagCCGATTTGTGGAGTTTAAGttgggtgacaaggtccttttaaaGGTTTCACCTAAGAAGGGTGTCATGCGAtttggcaagaaagggaagttgagtcagaagcACATTGGACCAGATCAGATTTTAGATCGAGTAAGCGAGGTGGCTTATCGATTGGCCTTGCCACCGGCACTTGATCGG TTGAATGAAACACTTACTTACGTCGAAACACCGAAAGAGATATTGGATCGAAaggtacgcaagacaaggaacgGTGAAACTGCGTTACTTAATATGttgtggtctaatcataatgttgaaGAGGCTACATGGGaagcggaggaggctatgagacaGCGTTATCCCCAcctttttttatcag GAACGGAAGCAATGACAAACAATTCAGCGGTAACAATCATTGACAAGATTGTTGGTGAGTCTTTTAGCAGGAATTCTTACAGAGACAATGTCCTGCCAGGGAAGGATTtgcagggtgatctaactcaaaataAGTAG